Proteins co-encoded in one Brassica rapa cultivar Chiifu-401-42 chromosome A02, CAAS_Brap_v3.01, whole genome shotgun sequence genomic window:
- the LOC103853852 gene encoding uncharacterized protein LOC103853852 isoform X1, giving the protein MYRFDGTPEVSIPSKVLKLGHENKDEYIIGKFHRCSLPPGGLVHAVANKIWGRSCKNSCKKLSESSYMFHIPHQPTRQWVIQRGVWHIDDCLLFVLPWTPEGSFQIPKVSTLPVWVTLKYISDCCYSRLGISHVASGLGELILTHKPRLDPTNMGEAKVLVEMELDRVFPKLIALDDKQGSIYLVKVEYTWIPSTYERCGSLGHKAKRCLMSFVPPENSDISVDVTADIAIVDIDHILQQQNDETVTGSLPTTSAMPHVDSQPELNINIQDVPRLHSDLIADSQEPYVSTHAPMECQDIQVSKITTSSSTPQVQEDITK; this is encoded by the coding sequence ATGTACAGATTTGATGGTACACCAGAGGTATCCATCCCTTCTAAAGTTCTTAAATTAGGACATGAGAACAAGGATGAGTATATCATAGGCAAGTTCCATAGGTGTTCTTTACCTCCGGGTGGACTTGTTCATGCTGTAGCTAATAAGATTTGGGGAAGAAGCTGTAAGAACTCTTGCAAAAAGCTGAGTGAGTCATCCTATATGTTTCATATCCCTCACCAACCTACTCGCCAATGGGTTATTCAAAGAGGAGTTTGGCATATTGATGATTGTTTGCTTTTTGTGTTGCCTTGGACTCCGGAGGGATCCTTTCAAATACCAAAAGTTTCAACTCTTCCGGTATGGGTCACTTTGAAATACATCTCTGATTGCTGCTATTCTAGACTAGGAATTAGTCATGTTGCCTCGGGTCTTGGAGAGCTTATCTTGACACATAAACCTCGTTTGGATCCTACAAACATGGGTGAAGCTAAAGTGCTAGTTGAGATGGAGTTGGATAGAGTTTTTCCAAAGCTTATAGCTCTTGATGATAAGCAAGGTAGTATTTATCTGGTTAAAGTTGAATACACATGGATCCCTTCCACTTATGAGAGATGTGGCAGCTTAGGTCATAAAGCGAAGAGGTGTCTTATGTCTTTTGTACCTCCAGAAAATTCAGATATCTCAGTGGACGTGACTGCTGACATAGCAATTGTTGATATTGATCACATCTTGCAGCAACAAAATGATGAAACAGTTACAGGAAGTCTCCCTACAACTTCTGCTATGCCTCATGTTGACTCTCAACCGGAGTTGAACATAAACATTCAGGATGTTCCACGCTTGCACTCGGACTTGATAGCGGATTCTCAGGAACCATATGTTTCTACACATGCCCCTATGGAATGCCAAGATATTCAAGTCTCAAAGATCACCACTAGTTCCTCTACCCCACAGGTTCAAGAGGATATAACCAAATAG
- the LOC103853702 gene encoding uncharacterized protein LOC103853702 — protein MLLLLSLLITYIRISDSLLLTNLIGEITAVKSTVTDPPQDNNRVMATIRMENDTSVTMSLFDAQAVKIHNQLEQMGVDPRVVVATSVNPKIVGGRLFLNATSGTHIYFDKQTDAGEQLFYRLVEQDTGLPPVAPLLKSYAKVEKLSISELNDFVVTATSQEIDFICAGKVTGVKLDKGWCYVSCSKCFKKLQRSVSSLTCLSCNTTSAVGFSVCTDPKQLNHLRLTNCVI, from the exons ATGCTCCTCTTATTATCTCTTCTGATTACATATATAAGGATATCTGATAGTCTTTTGCTCACAAATCTTATTGGTGAGATTACTGCTGTCAAGAGTACGGTCACTGACCCTCCTCAGGACAATAATCGTGTCATGGCGACCATTAGGATGGAGAA TGACACATCTGTGACTATGAGCCTCTTTGACGCTCAGGCTGTTAAGATTCATAATCAGCTGGAGCAGATGGGAGTGGATCCAAGGGTTGTCGTTGCAACCAGTGTGAACCCGAAGATTGTGGGAG GGCGTCTGTTTTTGAACGCCACATCCGGCACACACATCTATTTCGACAAGCAAACAGATGCAGGGGAACAATTGTTTTACAG GTTGGTTGAGCAAGACACTGGGCTCCCGCCAGTAGCTCCGCTGCTAAAGAGTTATGCTAAGGTGGAGAAGCTGAGTATATCTGAGCTCAATGATTTTGTCGTCACTGCTACGTCTCAG GAAATTGATTTCATTTGTGCCGGAAAGGTGACTGGAGTCAAATTGGACAAGGGGTGGTGCTATGTTTCCTGTTCAAAATGTTTCAAGAAACTCCAACGGTCTGTCTCATCTCTCACGTGTCTGTCTTGCAACACCACCAGTGCAGTTGGTTTTTCGGTATGTACTGACCCTAAGCAGCTTAATCATCTACGTTTAACTAACTGTgtgatttga
- the LOC103853852 gene encoding deoxycytidine kinase-like isoform X2: MFVTRLMQEKEFTSGVKPLRLMERSVFSDRMVFVRAVHEAKWMNEMEISIYDCWFDDVVSALPGVVPDGFIYLRAIPDTCHKRMMLRKRAEEGGVSLKYLQDLHEKHESWLLPIDSGNHGVLFVSKPSLQMDNSLHPDIKDRVFYLEMNHMHSSIQKVPALFLDCEPNIDFSRDIEAKRQYTRKVAEFFEFV, encoded by the exons ATGTTCGTCACGAGGCTGATGCAGGAGAAAGAGTTTACTTCTGGGGTTAAGCCTCTTAGGTTGATGGAAAGGAGTGTCTTCAGTGACAGAATG GTGTTTGTGAGAGCGGTTCATGAAGCCAAGTGGATGAACGAGATGGAGATAAGCATATACGACTGTTGGTTTGATGATGTAGTCTCCGCTTTACCTGGAGTTGTACCTGATGGGTTTATATACTTGAGGGCAATTCCTGACACTTGCCACAAGCGGATGATGCTTAGGAAACGAGCGGAAGAAGGTGGAGTGTCGCTGAAGTATCTGCAGGATCTGCACGAGAAGCATGAGAGCTGGCTCCTACCGATTGACAGTGGAAACCATGGGGTGCTCTTTGTTAGTAAACCGTCTTTGCAGATGGATAACTCTCTCCATCCTGATATCAAGGACCGTGTCTTTTACTTGGAAATGAATCATATGCATTCTAGCATCCAGAAG GTCCCTGCTTTGTTTTTGGACTGTGAACCAAATATTGACTTCAGCAGAGATATTGAAGCAAAGAGACA GTACACACGTAAAGTTGCTGAGTTCTTTGAGTTTGTTTAG